In a single window of the Deinococcus aetherius genome:
- a CDS encoding phosphoribosyltransferase family protein: MKTHKVEVGNVTRELPVVSVAPGVSVALFNMLGDTEVTEAAGRELAARLPQDVDVLVTPEVKALSLAHVISRESGKPYIVIRKTQKPYMVDPVAREVVSITTGRPQLLVLDGFDVDKIRGKKVAVVDDVVSSGGTLNSIRQIVEEVGGEVVSVVAVFTEGQERPEVTALGHLPLYT, from the coding sequence GTGAAGACGCACAAGGTCGAGGTGGGGAACGTGACGCGCGAGCTGCCGGTCGTGTCGGTGGCGCCGGGGGTGAGCGTGGCCCTCTTCAACATGCTGGGGGACACCGAGGTCACCGAGGCCGCCGGACGCGAACTCGCCGCCCGCTTGCCACAGGACGTGGACGTGCTCGTGACGCCCGAGGTCAAGGCCCTGTCGCTCGCGCACGTGATCAGCCGGGAGAGCGGCAAGCCCTACATCGTGATTCGCAAGACGCAAAAACCCTACATGGTGGACCCGGTGGCCCGCGAGGTCGTGAGCATCACCACCGGGAGGCCCCAACTGCTCGTCCTCGACGGCTTCGACGTGGACAAAATTCGCGGGAAGAAGGTCGCCGTCGTGGACGACGTGGTCTCCAGCGGCGGCACCCTGAACTCCATCCGCCAGATCGTCGAGGAGGTCGGCGGGGAGGTCGTGTCGGTCGTCGCCGTCTTCACCGAGGGGCAGGAGCGGCCCGAGGTCACCGCGCTGGGGCACCTGCCCCTCTACACATGA
- a CDS encoding phosphoribosyltransferase family protein, with protein MTQNTANQPNPQAPRVTVGGVTRELPTVRVGSVGRVPLVEFIGDSEFTKAAAGAMLPLIPPGTEVLLTVVTNALPLAHELSDRSGLPYVTVRKKRRTYMQDPLIQNVPSMTLGVSETLWLDGPHAARLRGKQVAIVQDVIASGGTAQALARLVERAGGTLTGYVAAFKQGDTTLPVAYLQELPTSV; from the coding sequence ATGACCCAGAACACCGCGAACCAGCCCAACCCGCAGGCCCCGCGTGTCACGGTCGGCGGCGTGACCCGCGAGCTTCCCACCGTCCGCGTCGGCAGCGTCGGGAGGGTGCCCCTGGTGGAATTCATCGGGGACAGCGAATTCACCAAGGCCGCCGCCGGGGCGATGCTGCCCCTGATCCCGCCGGGCACCGAGGTGCTGCTGACGGTGGTCACGAACGCGCTGCCGCTCGCGCACGAACTCAGCGACCGCTCGGGGCTGCCGTACGTGACCGTGCGCAAGAAACGCCGCACCTACATGCAAGACCCCCTGATCCAGAACGTGCCCAGCATGACCCTGGGGGTGTCGGAGACCCTCTGGCTCGACGGCCCGCACGCCGCCCGGCTCAGGGGCAAACAGGTCGCCATCGTGCAGGACGTGATCGCCTCCGGGGGCACCGCGCAGGCCCTCGCCCGGCTGGTCGAGCGCGCGGGCGGCACGCTGACCGGGTACGTCGCCGCCTTCAAGCAGGGGGACACGACCCTGCCGGTGGCGTACCTTCAGGAGTTGCCGACGAGTGTCTGA
- a CDS encoding M-like protein, whose product MTQSDDQQLQNGASTDSSVKTEDEISNVDLQFMGRTDEHRDALKDARAEARIADEYEDRGLDKQDVASSGSMITSDPASTTPGDETSDDTSNR is encoded by the coding sequence ATGACCCAGAGCGACGACCAGCAGCTCCAGAACGGCGCCTCCACCGATTCTTCCGTCAAGACGGAGGACGAGATCAGCAACGTGGACCTCCAGTTCATGGGCCGCACCGACGAACACCGCGACGCCCTCAAGGACGCCCGCGCCGAGGCCCGCATCGCCGACGAGTACGAGGACCGTGGCCTCGACAAGCAGGATGTGGCCTCCAGCGGCAGCATGATCACCTCCGACCCCGCCAGCACCACGCCGGGCGACGAGACCTCGGACGACACGAGTAACCGCTGA
- the mnmE gene encoding tRNA uridine-5-carboxymethylaminomethyl(34) synthesis GTPase MnmE, producing the protein MTRLGLSDTIAAIATAPGSAGVGIVRVSGPEALSIADGVFRGRRRPSATRGGRFLFGQLVAGDGEVLDEGLCLVFRAPRSYTGEDVAELQTHGSPAVLGQVLARLLELGSRPARPGEFTQRAYLAGRLDLAQAEAVLGLVNAGTDTARRQASLGLSGALGERVERVAAHVTRTLAAIQALLDYPEEGVPEEDRDAPLTAAAAELEALVGTARAGQVATRGARLALIGPPNAGKSSLLNALLGFERSIVTPIPGTTRDYLEANLSLAGMPVTLVDTAGIRETEDTVEAAGVRQAVSLARSADLVLALEDGSLPREALPAELPGDARVLRVRTKSDLPAAWTDRGTLAVSAVTGEGLPELREAIHAALIGDAARGEAWLTTERQADAARRALSHVRAARLLSDELAGYELEEALRSLAELTGRDVGEDVVDAVFRNFCVGK; encoded by the coding sequence GTGACGCGCCTCGGCTTATCGGACACCATCGCCGCCATCGCCACCGCCCCGGGCAGCGCGGGCGTGGGCATCGTGCGGGTGAGCGGACCGGAGGCGCTGAGCATTGCGGACGGCGTGTTCCGGGGGCGGCGCCGCCCCAGCGCGACGCGGGGGGGGCGTTTCCTCTTCGGGCAACTCGTGGCCGGGGACGGCGAGGTTCTGGACGAGGGGCTGTGCCTGGTCTTCCGCGCCCCGCGCAGCTACACGGGCGAGGACGTGGCCGAACTCCAGACGCACGGCAGCCCGGCGGTGCTCGGGCAGGTCCTCGCACGGCTGCTCGAACTCGGGTCGCGTCCGGCCCGGCCCGGCGAGTTCACCCAGCGGGCCTACCTGGCGGGCAGGCTCGACCTCGCCCAGGCGGAGGCGGTGCTGGGGCTCGTGAACGCTGGGACGGACACGGCCCGGAGGCAGGCGTCCCTGGGCCTCTCGGGCGCACTGGGCGAGCGGGTGGAGCGGGTGGCGGCGCACGTCACGCGCACGCTGGCCGCCATCCAGGCCCTCCTCGACTACCCGGAGGAGGGGGTGCCCGAGGAGGACCGGGACGCGCCCCTCACGGCGGCGGCGGCGGAACTGGAGGCGCTGGTGGGGACGGCGCGGGCCGGGCAGGTCGCCACCCGGGGCGCCCGACTCGCCCTGATCGGCCCTCCCAACGCGGGCAAGAGTAGCCTTCTGAACGCGCTGCTGGGCTTTGAAAGGTCCATCGTCACGCCGATTCCGGGAACCACGCGCGATTACCTGGAGGCGAATCTCTCACTCGCCGGGATGCCCGTCACGCTGGTGGACACGGCGGGCATCCGCGAGACGGAGGACACGGTGGAGGCCGCCGGGGTGCGCCAGGCGGTGAGCCTCGCCCGTTCCGCCGACCTCGTGCTCGCGCTGGAGGACGGCAGCCTGCCCCGCGAGGCGCTGCCCGCCGAGTTGCCGGGGGACGCGCGGGTGCTGCGAGTGCGGACGAAGAGCGACCTCCCCGCTGCCTGGACCGACAGGGGCACCCTGGCGGTGAGCGCGGTGACCGGAGAGGGGTTGCCCGAGTTGCGCGAGGCCATCCACGCGGCATTGATCGGGGACGCGGCGCGGGGCGAGGCGTGGCTGACCACCGAGCGGCAGGCGGACGCGGCGCGGCGGGCGCTGAGTCACGTCCGGGCCGCCCGCCTCCTCTCCGACGAGCTGGCCGGGTACGAGCTGGAGGAGGCACTGCGCTCCCTCGCCGAGCTGACCGGGCGCGACGTGGGCGAGGACGTGGTGGACGCCGTGTTCCGGAACTTCTGCGTGGGCAAATGA
- a CDS encoding DUF4258 domain-containing protein, giving the protein MTKASAPRASASSPTTPRRPAKGGTDLLALRAQLARAEKEARRAPTPVPARPEHLRAKPVKPQREADLAGIDTTDHTLTRAHARLRDAVYEGKYHLCPHAIGHARAEGFLEQDIVHVLVAGRVRAVYPEDRRWLVCGYFESHGVALPLHVVVEHAPDGHLDVVTAFVPKQPHHIISRARLAVMLRYDDERIRTRTAPVGNKPGNRSKGKWKKGG; this is encoded by the coding sequence GTGACGAAAGCATCTGCTCCCAGAGCATCCGCGTCCAGCCCCACCACCCCGCGCCGCCCGGCCAAAGGCGGCACGGATCTGCTCGCCCTGCGTGCGCAGCTCGCCCGCGCCGAGAAGGAGGCCAGGCGGGCACCCACGCCGGTTCCCGCGAGGCCCGAGCACCTGCGCGCCAAGCCCGTCAAGCCTCAGCGCGAGGCCGACCTGGCGGGCATCGACACCACTGACCATACGCTGACCCGCGCCCATGCCCGGTTGCGCGACGCCGTGTACGAGGGCAAGTACCACCTCTGCCCCCACGCTATCGGCCATGCCCGCGCCGAGGGCTTTCTGGAACAGGACATCGTGCATGTGCTCGTCGCCGGGCGGGTGCGGGCCGTGTACCCGGAAGACCGCCGCTGGCTGGTATGCGGCTACTTCGAGTCGCACGGGGTGGCGCTGCCCCTGCACGTCGTCGTCGAGCACGCGCCCGACGGGCACCTCGACGTGGTGACCGCCTTCGTGCCCAAGCAGCCTCACCACATCATCTCGCGCGCCCGCCTCGCCGTCATGCTGCGCTACGACGACGAGAGAATCAGGACGCGCACGGCCCCGGTCGGGAACAAGCCGGGCAACCGCAGCAAGGGGAAGTGGAAGAAGGGGGGGTAA